The Pradoshia eiseniae DNA segment GTGACGACTGAGGCAATACAGGTTTTTGGCGGGTATGGCTATACGGAGGAGTATCCGGTCGAACGTTATTTCCGCGATGCAAAAGTGACCGAGATTTATGAAGGCACGAGTGAAATTCAGCGAATTGTCATCGCTAAACAATTAGTAAATTGATAGATTTGGGGGATGGAAGATGAATTTTCGTTTATCAGAAGAGCATGAGATGATCCGCAAGATGGTGCGTGATTTTGCGAAGAATGAAGTAGCGCCGACTGCAGCAGAGCGTGATGAGGAAGAACGCTTTGATAAAGGTCTGTTCGATAAAATGGCAGAGCTTGGCCTGACAGGCATTCCGTGGCCGGAGGAGTACGGCGGAATAGGCAGTGATTATGTCGCTTACTGCATTGCTGTTGAGGAGCTTTCGCGTGTATGTGCATCAACGGGCGTAACCTTATCTGCCCATACATCACTTGCGAGCTGGCCAATCTTTAAATTCGGCACAGAGGAGCAAAAGCAGCGTTACCTTCGCCCGCTAGCAACAGGCGAGAAGATCGGCGCTTATGGATTGACTGAGCCTGGTTCCGGCTCTGACTCCGGTGCGATGAGGACGACGGCTCGCCGTGATGGGGATGATTATATCCTGAACGGCTCAAAGATCTTCATCACAAATGGCGGTGTTGCAGATACGTATGTCGTCTTCGCGCTCACGGATCCGGAGAAAAAGCAAAAGGGAACAAGTGCTTTTATCATTGAAAAGGATTTCGAAGGGTTCAGTGTAGGCAAGAAGGAAAAGAAACTAGGCATCCGTTCCTCTCCTACAACGGAGATCATCTTTGAGGAGTGCCGCGTGCAGAAGGAGAACCTTCTTGGCGAAGAGGGAGACGGCTTTAAGATTGCGATGATGACGCTTGATGGTGGCCGTAACGGCATTGCCGCGCAGGCAGTCGGGATTGCGCAAGGCGCCCTTGATGCCGCGACTGAATATGCGAAGGAGCGTGTCCAATTCGGAAAACCAATCTCCGCTCAGCAAGGGGTTGGCTTTAAGCTCGCTGACATGGCAACAAGCGTTGAGGCGGCCCGCCTTCTAACCTATCAAGCTGCGTGGCTGGAATCTCAAGGGTTGCCGTATGGCAAGGAGTCTGCCATGTCTAAGCTTTTTGCAGGTGATGCGGCAATGAGAGTAACAACAGATGCGGTTCAAATCTTCGGCGGCTACGGATACACGAAGGATTACCCGGTTGAGCGGTTCATGCGCGATGCGAAAATTACCCAAATCTATGAAGGAACACAGGAAATTCAG contains these protein-coding regions:
- a CDS encoding acyl-CoA dehydrogenase, yielding MNFRLSEEHEMIRKMVRDFAKNEVAPTAAERDEEERFDKGLFDKMAELGLTGIPWPEEYGGIGSDYVAYCIAVEELSRVCASTGVTLSAHTSLASWPIFKFGTEEQKQRYLRPLATGEKIGAYGLTEPGSGSDSGAMRTTARRDGDDYILNGSKIFITNGGVADTYVVFALTDPEKKQKGTSAFIIEKDFEGFSVGKKEKKLGIRSSPTTEIIFEECRVQKENLLGEEGDGFKIAMMTLDGGRNGIAAQAVGIAQGALDAATEYAKERVQFGKPISAQQGVGFKLADMATSVEAARLLTYQAAWLESQGLPYGKESAMSKLFAGDAAMRVTTDAVQIFGGYGYTKDYPVERFMRDAKITQIYEGTQEIQRLVISRMLTK